In Candidatus Zixiibacteriota bacterium, the following are encoded in one genomic region:
- a CDS encoding site-2 protease family protein, whose protein sequence is MSTDQLELQRVGKLLYPEVSQFADIVAVYHRGGDVIFEIAPKIAPQVWLEALKRRFFDLGFFLHLYERDGSFVIVAKDIRPQKSRVPWLNIVLAVLTVFSMVFSFSYLNGGNAIFEDTSLLLPGVWFMLALMCILAFHEFGHYFAGRYHKADVSLPYFIPAPTLFGTLGAFIKSRSPFKNRTELFDVGVAGPLAGFVPALIILIVGFATATFEPTAAPKPGDTFFEFGDSLLLMVLSKLFMPTVPEGQQLVLSPLIYAGWVGLFVTMMNLLPMGQLDGGHIIYALVGRKRHRLIANTALVAMLGLAFIWTGWLFWAALVVFIVKVKHPPTLDDEIEIDPVRRRLGWIAILIFVVTFMPLPLSVVSF, encoded by the coding sequence ATGTCGACTGATCAACTCGAATTGCAGCGTGTCGGAAAACTTCTGTATCCCGAGGTATCTCAGTTTGCAGACATCGTTGCTGTATACCATCGAGGCGGTGATGTCATCTTCGAGATAGCACCGAAGATTGCTCCTCAGGTCTGGCTAGAAGCGCTCAAGCGCAGGTTCTTTGATCTCGGTTTCTTCCTCCACCTGTACGAGCGTGATGGGTCTTTTGTCATTGTCGCAAAGGACATCCGCCCTCAGAAGTCGAGGGTGCCGTGGCTGAATATCGTCCTGGCGGTCTTGACTGTGTTTTCGATGGTCTTTAGCTTCAGCTACCTCAACGGTGGAAATGCTATCTTCGAAGATACGAGTCTTTTGCTGCCCGGGGTTTGGTTCATGCTCGCGCTCATGTGCATTCTTGCGTTCCACGAATTCGGACACTACTTCGCCGGGCGGTATCACAAAGCCGATGTCAGTCTGCCGTATTTCATACCGGCTCCGACGTTGTTCGGCACGCTGGGGGCGTTTATCAAGTCGAGATCACCGTTTAAGAATCGTACCGAACTCTTCGACGTGGGGGTTGCCGGTCCGCTGGCAGGATTCGTTCCGGCACTGATAATTCTCATTGTCGGATTCGCTACGGCGACATTTGAGCCGACGGCTGCACCGAAGCCGGGAGATACGTTCTTTGAGTTTGGTGACTCGCTGCTTCTCATGGTCCTCAGCAAGCTTTTCATGCCGACCGTGCCGGAAGGTCAACAGCTCGTCTTGTCACCTTTGATTTACGCCGGCTGGGTGGGACTGTTTGTCACTATGATGAACCTCCTGCCGATGGGCCAACTGGACGGCGGACATATAATATATGCGCTCGTCGGGCGGAAGAGGCACCGTCTTATAGCAAATACAGCTCTGGTAGCGATGCTGGGGCTCGCTTTCATCTGGACGGGATGGCTGTTCTGGGCTGCTCTGGTGGTATTCATCGTAAAAGTGAAGCACCCCCCGACTCTTGATGATGAGATCGAGATTGATCCTGTGCGCAGAAGGCTGGGCTGGATCGCAATCCTAATCTTCGTGGTTACTTTTATGCCGCTGCCGTTGAGTGTTGTTTCATTCTGA
- a CDS encoding response regulator — MNKRARILVVDDEDYICSIVHNALADEKSRVVKSCTDSRKALELIKNERVDLILTDMVMDNVSGVDILKASMKYQPDCVVVFMTGHPTVQNAISVLKLGAYDYLVKPFKLENLKASVERALEKLCLSRENVRLKNTVSLYQISEAMGSSIHVDALLKLVLNSIVAEFNACMATISLIDPHAPGVQLRAFHGIWDDIAKVPLLIGEDRVNTKVINSGKAEMVRDVRMPVTGPDGRRRIDEAAGVSVPLYAKGNVIGTLNIVRTGMNRSFTIGDMHSLSIMASKAASALESSMLYDELEDAYLSTIRALANSVEARDHYTRGHTDRVTHVAEAIARELSWSEDEVKWLKIGGTLHDIGKIGIPDRILNKPGPLNQDEAEIMRQHPQMGAKMLDGIPFLEPILPYILYHHERWDGRGYPHGLKGTDIPIQGRLLAIADTVDAILSDRPYRKANVPEKVIDELLEFRGVQFDPDLVDAFVELWKSGKLDLRSLCGQVDADSFGSGNLDNAKSREGITVQSG; from the coding sequence ATGAATAAAAGAGCTCGCATCCTGGTCGTCGATGACGAAGATTACATCTGCTCGATTGTCCACAATGCCTTGGCTGACGAGAAGAGTCGAGTTGTGAAGAGCTGTACCGACTCTCGTAAGGCCCTTGAGTTGATTAAGAATGAACGCGTCGATCTGATACTCACTGACATGGTGATGGACAACGTAAGCGGCGTGGATATTCTCAAGGCCAGCATGAAATATCAGCCGGACTGTGTCGTCGTTTTCATGACCGGCCACCCGACTGTTCAAAACGCAATCTCTGTTCTCAAGCTCGGCGCGTATGATTATCTCGTGAAGCCGTTCAAGCTCGAAAATCTCAAAGCATCGGTCGAGCGAGCACTTGAGAAACTGTGCCTGAGTCGCGAAAATGTTCGACTGAAGAACACAGTCTCATTGTACCAAATTTCGGAAGCGATGGGCAGCAGCATTCACGTTGACGCGTTACTGAAACTCGTGTTGAATTCCATCGTTGCTGAATTCAACGCGTGCATGGCTACCATTTCTCTGATAGATCCACACGCCCCGGGAGTGCAGCTCCGTGCCTTTCATGGCATTTGGGATGATATTGCGAAAGTGCCTCTGCTAATCGGCGAGGATAGGGTCAATACCAAGGTGATCAATTCCGGCAAAGCAGAGATGGTCAGGGATGTCAGAATGCCCGTGACAGGTCCGGACGGTAGGAGGCGGATAGACGAAGCCGCCGGTGTCTCCGTGCCGCTGTATGCCAAGGGTAATGTAATCGGCACATTGAACATCGTTCGAACAGGCATGAACCGCTCTTTCACGATCGGCGATATGCATTCGCTGTCGATCATGGCTTCAAAGGCGGCATCTGCGCTTGAAAGCTCGATGCTTTACGACGAATTGGAGGACGCGTACCTTTCCACAATCAGGGCACTGGCAAATTCGGTCGAAGCGAGAGATCACTATACGCGCGGTCACACTGACAGAGTCACTCACGTGGCCGAAGCTATTGCCCGCGAACTAAGCTGGAGCGAAGATGAAGTCAAGTGGCTGAAAATTGGCGGAACTTTGCATGACATTGGAAAGATCGGGATTCCCGATCGAATTCTCAACAAGCCGGGGCCGCTAAATCAGGATGAAGCGGAAATCATGCGACAGCATCCTCAGATGGGAGCGAAGATGCTCGACGGCATCCCATTCCTCGAACCCATTCTACCGTACATTCTGTATCATCACGAAAGGTGGGACGGTAGAGGTTATCCGCACGGTCTCAAAGGAACTGACATTCCTATCCAAGGTCGCCTGCTGGCGATTGCGGACACGGTGGATGCCATTCTCTCAGACAGACCATACAGAAAAGCCAACGTTCCCGAAAAAGTGATCGACGAATTGCTTGAATTCAGAGGAGTGCAGTTTGATCCGGATCTGGTCGACGCTTTCGTGGAGCTCTGGAAATCCGGGAAGCTGGACCTGAGGTCCCTCTGCGGTCAGGTAGACGCGGACTCGTTCGGGAGTGGTAACCTGGACAATGCTAAGAGCCGCGAGGGAATAACTGTGCAGTCCGGTTAG
- a CDS encoding PadR family transcriptional regulator, with the protein MSSFSAGRQIDYRVDRLIANAYNGDETMTLTQTDYIILAYLAGGPEHGYRLIERMKEDNLDAIVGFSVPNVYHALRKLHAQGAVGLKVKKNKSRPDQKIYSLNDLGRHVLEGFLEDDLIFGQQIRFRSDMIFPLADKIGIDGAGVKKAIEKRLESLSSDLLEIQDAWREAETAEQKSSPISEIAIRHRIRFLKNEIDFYKKTFKELK; encoded by the coding sequence TTGTCCAGCTTTTCAGCCGGCAGGCAGATCGATTATAGAGTTGACAGACTTATAGCGAATGCTTACAATGGGGACGAGACTATGACACTGACTCAAACAGACTATATCATACTGGCTTACCTTGCAGGTGGGCCGGAGCATGGCTACAGGCTAATCGAGCGCATGAAAGAGGACAACCTGGATGCCATCGTTGGCTTCTCTGTGCCCAACGTATATCACGCTTTGCGCAAACTGCATGCCCAGGGTGCGGTCGGTCTGAAAGTTAAGAAAAACAAGTCTCGCCCTGATCAAAAGATATACAGCCTCAACGATCTGGGGCGCCACGTACTGGAGGGCTTTCTTGAGGATGATTTGATATTCGGGCAGCAAATTCGCTTCAGGTCGGATATGATATTCCCGCTTGCAGATAAGATCGGGATTGACGGTGCGGGCGTGAAAAAGGCCATTGAAAAGCGGCTGGAAAGCCTGTCGTCTGATCTGCTGGAAATCCAGGACGCATGGCGTGAGGCAGAGACGGCTGAGCAAAAATCATCTCCCATCAGCGAGATCGCAATACGGCACCGGATTAGATTCCTCAAGAACGAGATCGATTTCTATAAGAAAACGTTTAAAGAACTGAAGTGA
- the lipA gene encoding lipoyl synthase: protein MTLARRKPPWLKVKAPLGETYSEVKKILGGLSLHTVCQEANCPNRMECWSQKTATFLILGDVCTRGCSFCDVSRGKPGEVDRGEPGRVAEAVDRMELEYVVITSVTRDDLPDGGASIFADTVRALKDIRQSIGVEVLIPDFRGSKESLMEVIESAPDVINHNLETTRRLTPVIRRGADYDRSLELLRRVSEWGGNIRSKSGLMLGLGETIDELKRTFADLAEASCELLTIGQYLSPSERHHPVERFYTPEEFDGLRESALTFGFSSVLAGPLIRSSYHAREQTNGVTSRETMQDRFLRDVPTS, encoded by the coding sequence ATGACCCTCGCGCGGCGAAAACCTCCCTGGCTTAAGGTCAAGGCTCCTCTCGGTGAAACCTATTCCGAAGTGAAGAAGATCCTCGGCGGACTTTCCCTGCACACTGTCTGCCAGGAGGCGAATTGCCCCAATCGGATGGAATGCTGGTCGCAGAAAACGGCGACTTTTCTGATTTTGGGAGATGTATGCACTCGTGGGTGCAGTTTCTGTGATGTGTCACGCGGGAAACCGGGCGAAGTCGATCGCGGCGAACCGGGGCGTGTTGCCGAAGCCGTTGATCGCATGGAGCTGGAATACGTGGTGATAACCTCGGTTACACGCGATGATCTTCCGGATGGCGGCGCATCTATCTTCGCAGACACGGTGCGGGCGCTCAAGGACATCCGACAAAGCATCGGAGTTGAAGTGCTCATTCCTGACTTCAGGGGAAGCAAAGAAAGCTTGATGGAGGTGATAGAGTCGGCCCCCGATGTGATAAATCACAATCTTGAAACCACGCGACGCCTCACTCCAGTAATCAGAAGGGGTGCGGATTACGACCGATCCCTTGAACTGCTCAGAAGGGTCTCAGAATGGGGTGGAAATATCAGGAGCAAGTCTGGCTTGATGCTCGGTCTTGGCGAGACTATTGATGAACTCAAGCGAACCTTCGCAGACCTCGCCGAGGCTTCCTGCGAACTTTTGACCATAGGTCAATACTTATCGCCATCTGAGCGACACCATCCCGTGGAGAGGTTCTACACACCCGAGGAATTCGATGGACTGAGAGAGTCGGCACTGACGTTTGGCTTCTCTTCAGTTCTTGCCGGTCCCCTTATCAGATCATCTTATCATGCTCGCGAGCAGACTAATGGAGTGACCAGCCGCGAGACTATGCAGGACAGGTTTCTCCGAGACGTTCCAACTTCGTGA
- the trxB gene encoding thioredoxin-disulfide reductase: MKTDYDIIIVGGGPGGLTAGLYGARAELRTILLEKYLPGGQIANTEEVEDYPGFEHISGPELAMRMTNHAKKFGLEIASEEVEEIYCRDDIKVVKTSERELTAQAVILATGGSPNKLGTPGELEFSGKGVSYCAICDGAFFKGQVIAVVGGGDAAVEEAMFLTKFGSVVHLIHRRNQLRAQKIIQTRAAANEKLNIIWDTVVEKINGDSRVRSLSLKNVKTGEASTLDVGAIFVFIGFVPNSNIVREDIKKDEGGYIITDHKMESSIPGIFAIGDVRAQLVRQITNAVGDGTTAAVASEKHIEKLHDKQLDMKASKA, from the coding sequence ATGAAAACAGATTATGATATCATCATAGTGGGAGGCGGCCCGGGTGGACTTACCGCCGGATTGTACGGTGCCAGGGCGGAGCTGAGGACAATTCTCCTCGAGAAGTACCTCCCCGGCGGGCAGATCGCCAATACTGAGGAAGTCGAAGACTACCCGGGATTTGAGCATATCTCCGGCCCGGAACTCGCAATGAGAATGACCAATCATGCGAAGAAATTCGGTCTTGAAATCGCTTCCGAAGAGGTGGAAGAGATATACTGTCGGGATGATATCAAAGTCGTCAAGACTTCGGAACGCGAACTTACCGCGCAGGCCGTAATTCTTGCCACCGGTGGTAGTCCCAACAAACTGGGAACGCCGGGTGAGCTGGAATTCTCCGGCAAGGGTGTTTCATATTGTGCCATCTGCGATGGTGCATTCTTCAAGGGTCAGGTGATTGCCGTTGTCGGCGGAGGCGATGCAGCTGTGGAAGAGGCGATGTTCCTGACGAAGTTCGGATCGGTTGTTCATCTGATACATCGTCGCAACCAACTCCGCGCACAGAAGATTATCCAAACTCGCGCTGCCGCAAACGAGAAATTGAATATCATTTGGGATACAGTCGTCGAGAAGATCAATGGCGATTCCAGAGTCAGATCGCTAAGCCTCAAGAATGTTAAGACGGGTGAGGCTTCGACTCTCGATGTCGGTGCGATTTTTGTCTTCATCGGATTCGTTCCGAATTCGAACATCGTTCGAGAGGACATCAAGAAGGATGAGGGCGGTTATATCATCACGGACCATAAGATGGAGTCGTCCATTCCCGGCATCTTTGCAATCGGTGATGTTCGCGCTCAACTGGTGCGTCAGATCACAAACGCGGTAGGTGATGGTACGACTGCCGCCGTAGCCTCTGAGAAACACATTGAGAAGCTCCACGACAAGCAGTTGGACATGAAAGCCTCCAAGGCATGA
- the cobO gene encoding cob(I)yrinic acid a,c-diamide adenosyltransferase, with product MNEAKKQPMGLVIVYTGNGKGKTTASLGMCIRAAGYKKKVKIIQFIKGSWHYGELDGIKLLSEFVDLEQMGKGFVGIIDDKEDISVHIAAAGKTLARSREVMLSGKYDILILDELNVALKLNLIKLDDVLELIRSKPESLHLVITGRDAHEKVIELADLVTEMKEIKHPFQKGILAQQGVDF from the coding sequence ATGAACGAAGCTAAGAAACAACCGATGGGTCTGGTGATAGTCTACACGGGTAATGGCAAAGGCAAGACCACTGCATCGCTTGGGATGTGCATTAGAGCCGCAGGTTACAAAAAGAAGGTCAAGATCATTCAGTTCATCAAAGGATCCTGGCACTATGGCGAGCTCGATGGTATAAAACTTCTCTCGGAATTCGTCGATCTGGAGCAGATGGGCAAGGGCTTCGTCGGAATAATCGATGACAAAGAAGACATCTCTGTTCATATCGCTGCAGCCGGGAAAACGCTCGCTCGATCGCGCGAGGTGATGCTGTCCGGCAAGTACGATATTCTGATTCTCGACGAACTCAATGTTGCTCTGAAATTGAACTTGATAAAGCTCGACGATGTCCTTGAGCTCATTCGAAGCAAGCCGGAGAGCCTCCACCTTGTAATCACTGGCAGAGACGCTCACGAGAAAGTCATAGAGCTCGCGGATCTTGTCACGGAAATGAAGGAAATCAAACACCCATTTCAGAAGGGCATTCTCGCTCAGCAGGGAGTTGACTTCTAA
- a CDS encoding FAD-binding oxidoreductase: protein MAGLKSCIYRLKKDLGPDSVLTEWSALQAYSSDASPYAVKPAAVVLIRSVESAVAARRICASAGVSIHPRGGGSGLAGGALGTGVIMDLSHLDRIQKIDISRKTIEVQSGVVLDRINDSLAPMGLMFAPDPSSSDTCQVGGILANNSSGPRSVKYGTTADYVDMIDVLLPDGRRFELSDLRIDSSEFRQLLDAYRPFEVIYRIIKAKADLIRKIFPRLKKNSSGYNLLSVVDQFDKGIFSLPRLFVGSEGTLGMFLGARLRLAKLPSKKVTLQILFNSLNEVGEAVMELLPTGPAALELVDGSSLDLIGRDKFEIPAAADAMLIVEYDEGPFDEKIEDARKIAGKFNLTAAVAVETDPARQGELWEARKAIVPTLYRNKGRAKPFGFIEDVEVPIEKVPQLVRFVNRAFADEGLTSGIYGHIGDGNVHLRPVVDLSTSEGLKCARRLYSKVYEHVISLGGSTTAEHGDGRLRAAMVERLYGPELYEIFRKIHQELNPDKSINPDVKLSRVDFTENLDFEKVTRLCASCGKCNNYCPAFDVYRTEEMSARGWVRIMLSSEYSRSRAERVLDGCLNCKNCLMVCPAGVDVSEYVMDRRSEKHGTIARTIFDLQADPEIFDKWVKRGGRAMRLINNAPARFLFGLATSPFVHLDRNRIMPQIASKTLPERFPELVDNDGADIAYFFGCADKLMDLASGPAAISVLSKAGFSVSLPKQHCCGMPQQSYGFFGHEADFARKNIDSLSKYRYVVTTCATCLGELLHYRSLFADDEIYRERAEQLAEKCFDISEFLWKFSDLRFRDADSDRKVSFHQPCHLREVGRVAESHRMIESLPGVTLVKMEDADRCCGAAGTYNVFQYKNGMQIFGRKRAAFEKSGADLVTSSCPTCVLQFIDGLKAPRKVMHVVELVDDLTC, encoded by the coding sequence ATGGCTGGATTGAAATCGTGCATCTATCGTTTGAAGAAGGACCTCGGCCCCGATAGCGTGCTCACAGAGTGGAGTGCCCTGCAGGCATACAGCTCTGATGCCTCACCATATGCTGTGAAGCCGGCTGCCGTTGTGCTGATCCGATCAGTCGAAAGCGCTGTCGCTGCCAGGCGCATTTGTGCGTCAGCGGGCGTCTCGATTCATCCTCGTGGGGGTGGGTCAGGCTTAGCAGGTGGCGCACTCGGCACGGGCGTCATCATGGATCTCTCACACCTCGATAGAATCCAGAAGATCGATATTTCTCGCAAGACGATTGAAGTTCAGTCAGGCGTAGTGCTTGACAGGATCAATGACAGCCTTGCGCCGATGGGGCTGATGTTCGCACCTGACCCATCATCAAGCGACACTTGCCAGGTCGGTGGAATTCTTGCCAATAACTCATCGGGTCCTCGATCTGTAAAATACGGGACTACCGCGGATTACGTGGACATGATCGATGTCCTGCTCCCGGATGGCAGAAGGTTCGAGCTCAGCGACCTGAGAATAGACAGCTCCGAATTCAGACAGCTTCTCGATGCCTACAGACCGTTCGAAGTGATATACAGGATCATTAAGGCCAAGGCCGATCTTATCAGAAAGATCTTTCCGAGGCTGAAGAAGAACTCGTCCGGCTACAATCTGCTCTCCGTTGTCGATCAGTTCGACAAAGGCATTTTCTCGCTGCCAAGACTTTTTGTCGGATCAGAGGGCACACTCGGCATGTTTCTTGGTGCAAGGTTGAGACTTGCAAAACTCCCCTCGAAGAAAGTTACTCTGCAGATTCTATTCAATTCGTTGAATGAAGTAGGAGAGGCCGTTATGGAACTCCTCCCAACAGGACCGGCCGCGCTTGAACTTGTGGACGGTTCATCGCTCGATCTTATCGGCAGAGACAAGTTCGAGATTCCGGCAGCAGCCGACGCCATGCTTATCGTCGAATACGATGAGGGACCTTTCGACGAGAAGATCGAAGATGCTCGCAAGATTGCCGGAAAGTTCAATCTGACTGCAGCAGTTGCTGTGGAAACCGATCCGGCGAGGCAGGGCGAGCTTTGGGAGGCTCGCAAGGCGATCGTACCGACCCTGTACCGTAACAAAGGTAGAGCCAAGCCGTTTGGATTCATTGAGGACGTGGAGGTGCCGATCGAGAAAGTGCCTCAACTTGTGAGATTTGTCAACAGGGCATTCGCGGACGAGGGACTGACCTCAGGCATTTACGGTCACATAGGCGACGGGAATGTGCACCTGCGGCCTGTTGTCGATCTATCGACCTCCGAAGGTCTTAAATGTGCGCGACGGCTCTACAGCAAGGTGTACGAGCATGTAATCAGCCTGGGCGGTTCCACGACGGCAGAGCATGGCGATGGTCGACTAAGAGCGGCCATGGTTGAGCGGCTGTACGGTCCTGAACTGTACGAGATATTCAGGAAAATCCACCAGGAACTCAATCCTGACAAGAGCATCAATCCGGATGTGAAGCTAAGTCGAGTCGATTTCACAGAGAACCTCGATTTTGAGAAAGTGACGCGACTCTGTGCATCGTGCGGCAAATGCAACAACTACTGCCCGGCGTTCGATGTCTACCGCACTGAAGAGATGAGTGCTCGGGGTTGGGTGAGGATAATGCTCTCCTCAGAGTACAGCCGGAGTCGAGCTGAACGTGTGCTTGATGGCTGCCTGAACTGCAAGAATTGCCTTATGGTCTGTCCGGCAGGTGTGGACGTCTCCGAATACGTCATGGATCGCCGCTCAGAGAAGCATGGGACGATTGCTCGCACTATCTTCGATCTGCAAGCTGATCCTGAAATATTCGACAAGTGGGTCAAACGAGGTGGACGAGCGATGCGGCTGATAAACAACGCTCCCGCGCGATTCCTCTTCGGCCTGGCCACCAGTCCCTTTGTCCATCTCGACCGCAATCGAATCATGCCGCAGATCGCTTCAAAGACACTCCCTGAGCGGTTCCCTGAGTTGGTTGATAATGACGGAGCGGACATTGCATATTTTTTCGGCTGCGCTGACAAGCTGATGGATTTGGCGTCCGGTCCTGCCGCGATCTCGGTGTTGTCGAAAGCCGGATTCTCTGTGTCGCTTCCGAAGCAGCACTGTTGCGGAATGCCTCAGCAGAGTTATGGCTTCTTCGGGCATGAAGCGGATTTTGCTCGCAAGAATATCGACAGCCTCAGCAAGTACCGCTATGTCGTAACAACGTGCGCCACCTGCCTTGGAGAGCTGCTTCACTACCGATCTCTATTTGCTGACGATGAGATTTACCGCGAGCGCGCCGAGCAGCTTGCAGAGAAGTGCTTTGATATTTCCGAATTTCTGTGGAAGTTTTCGGATCTTCGATTCAGAGATGCGGATTCCGATAGAAAAGTGTCATTCCATCAACCGTGTCACTTGCGGGAAGTCGGCAGAGTAGCTGAATCTCACAGAATGATAGAATCGCTACCGGGAGTAACGCTGGTCAAGATGGAGGACGCGGATCGTTGCTGCGGTGCCGCCGGAACATATAACGTATTTCAGTACAAGAACGGCATGCAGATATTCGGTCGCAAGAGAGCTGCATTCGAGAAGTCCGGCGCCGATCTTGTCACATCAAGTTGCCCGACTTGCGTTCTTCAATTCATTGACGGCCTGAAGGCTCCTCGCAAGGTTATGCATGTGGTGGAACTTGTAGATGACCTTACCTGTTAG
- a CDS encoding Rrf2 family transcriptional regulator produces the protein MQFTKAEDYGLHGIMYLADQPNGKVTPLSEISDAQQVPEKFLAKIFQSLSKTGLVKSHRGVKGGFSMGKPADRITVKEVLESIQGPYYISKCLADASICKQSGDCSVRRLLQMTQDRILEVFEGNTISDLVIWGKKDSLPTS, from the coding sequence ATGCAGTTCACTAAGGCAGAAGACTATGGACTCCACGGAATTATGTACCTTGCCGATCAACCCAATGGTAAGGTGACTCCGCTCTCGGAGATATCCGATGCACAGCAGGTGCCGGAGAAATTCCTCGCGAAGATATTCCAGAGCCTTTCGAAGACCGGACTGGTGAAATCTCACAGAGGAGTAAAGGGAGGGTTTTCGATGGGTAAGCCTGCGGACCGGATCACGGTCAAGGAAGTACTTGAATCGATCCAAGGTCCGTATTATATTTCCAAATGCCTGGCGGATGCAAGCATCTGCAAGCAATCCGGCGACTGTTCCGTCAGAAGGCTACTTCAGATGACGCAAGACCGGATTTTGGAAGTTTTCGAGGGCAACACCATCTCGGACCTGGTCATCTGGGGCAAGAAGGACAGCCTTCCCACAAGCTAG
- a CDS encoding dCTP deaminase, with protein MPIKADRWIKEMATKHRMIEPFSDAQVRDNIISYGVSSYGYDIRVADDFKIFTNINSDVVDPKNFAATSFVDIKADSILIPPNSFALARTVEYFRIPRNILTICLGKSTYARCGIIVNVTPFEPEWEGHATLEISNTTPLPAKVYANEGIAQIIFLQADEMCEVSYRDKKGKYQAQTDITLPRI; from the coding sequence ATGCCGATTAAGGCAGACCGTTGGATCAAGGAGATGGCGACCAAGCACCGCATGATTGAACCGTTCAGCGATGCACAAGTCAGGGATAACATTATATCGTATGGTGTTTCCTCGTACGGTTACGACATACGGGTAGCAGATGACTTCAAGATTTTCACGAATATAAATTCTGATGTCGTAGATCCAAAGAACTTCGCAGCAACTTCGTTTGTGGACATCAAAGCAGATTCGATTCTTATTCCCCCCAATTCATTTGCGCTCGCAAGGACGGTTGAGTACTTTCGGATCCCGAGAAATATACTGACAATCTGTCTCGGGAAATCGACTTACGCTCGCTGCGGTATAATTGTAAATGTCACACCGTTTGAACCTGAATGGGAAGGGCACGCTACACTCGAAATTTCCAACACCACACCCTTGCCGGCCAAGGTCTACGCAAATGAAGGTATAGCACAAATCATCTTCCTTCAGGCGGATGAAATGTGCGAAGTGTCATACAGGGACAAGAAAGGAAAGTACCAGGCTCAGACCGATATCACACTGCCGAGGATATAG